One region of Cyanobium sp. M30B3 genomic DNA includes:
- a CDS encoding YdiU family protein: MPTPVPTAIQATTFAAFAQRADYSLLDGLQPDPQASADGRDHRPRQVFSGHYVPVLPTPLPDPELVAHSQALFAELGLSEALAHDAQFRRLFSGDISVATGPMRPHGWATGYALSIYGTEYIQQCPFGTGNGYGDGRAISVFEGVFEGRRWEFQLKGGGPTPYCRGADGRAVLRSSVREFLAQELMHALGVPTSRSLTLYVSRAEGVRRPWYAPGSRAFEPDVMVTNPAAITTRVAPSFLRVGQLELFARRARSNAHPAALRELQQITAHLIARHYRAEIDAALPFSEQVLELARLFRGRLTALVAHWMRVGYCQGNFNSDNCAAGGFTLDYGPFGFCELFDPRFQPWTGGGEHFCFFNQPAAAEVNYGMAVTSLRPLLQDNPDALAQLDGIQDGFAGAMAAALEGMWAAKLGLTSYDPELVQELLQLLASSRADTTIAFRRLSELAANPAAAISEQLSALKQSFYLPSSEELDGQWSRWLQRWGAAITAQGDPRATAAAMKAVNPAITWREWLVAPAYEQAAQGDTTLIRELQALFSRPYEAPAAELAARYVRLKPREFFHAGGVSHYSCSS, translated from the coding sequence ATGCCCACCCCAGTGCCCACCGCAATTCAGGCAACCACCTTCGCGGCGTTTGCCCAGAGGGCCGACTACTCGCTGCTCGATGGGCTGCAGCCGGATCCCCAGGCCAGTGCCGACGGCCGCGACCACCGGCCCCGCCAGGTGTTCTCGGGCCACTATGTGCCGGTGCTGCCCACGCCGCTGCCCGATCCGGAGCTGGTGGCCCACAGCCAGGCCCTGTTCGCTGAACTGGGCCTGAGTGAGGCGCTGGCCCACGACGCGCAGTTCCGGCGGCTGTTCTCCGGCGACATCAGCGTGGCCACAGGCCCGATGCGCCCCCATGGCTGGGCCACCGGCTACGCCCTCTCGATCTACGGCACGGAGTACATCCAGCAGTGCCCGTTCGGCACCGGTAACGGCTACGGCGATGGCCGGGCGATCTCGGTGTTTGAGGGGGTGTTTGAAGGCCGGCGCTGGGAGTTTCAGCTCAAGGGCGGCGGCCCCACCCCCTACTGCCGCGGCGCCGATGGCCGGGCCGTGCTGCGCTCCAGCGTGCGGGAGTTTCTAGCCCAGGAGTTGATGCATGCCCTGGGGGTGCCCACCTCCCGCTCGCTGACGCTCTACGTGTCGCGGGCCGAAGGCGTGCGGCGGCCCTGGTATGCGCCCGGCTCGCGCGCGTTTGAGCCCGATGTGATGGTGACCAACCCGGCGGCGATCACCACCCGGGTGGCGCCGTCGTTTCTGCGGGTGGGGCAGCTGGAGCTGTTCGCCCGGCGGGCGCGCAGCAACGCCCACCCCGCTGCCCTGCGCGAACTGCAACAGATCACGGCCCACCTGATCGCGCGCCATTACCGCGCCGAGATCGATGCCGCCCTGCCCTTTTCGGAGCAGGTGCTGGAGCTGGCGCGCCTGTTCCGCGGCCGGCTCACGGCCCTGGTGGCCCACTGGATGCGGGTGGGCTACTGCCAGGGCAACTTCAACAGCGACAACTGCGCCGCCGGTGGCTTCACGCTCGACTACGGGCCCTTCGGCTTCTGCGAGCTGTTTGATCCGCGCTTCCAGCCCTGGACCGGCGGCGGCGAGCACTTCTGCTTCTTCAACCAGCCGGCGGCGGCCGAGGTGAACTACGGGATGGCCGTGACATCGCTGCGGCCGCTGCTGCAGGACAACCCGGACGCCCTGGCCCAACTCGATGGGATCCAGGACGGCTTCGCCGGCGCGATGGCCGCGGCGCTGGAGGGGATGTGGGCCGCCAAGCTCGGCCTCACCAGCTACGACCCTGAACTGGTGCAGGAGCTGCTGCAGCTGCTGGCGAGCTCCCGGGCCGACACCACCATCGCCTTCCGCCGGCTGTCGGAGCTGGCCGCCAACCCAGCTGCTGCGATCTCCGAGCAGCTCTCTGCCCTCAAGCAGAGCTTCTACCTGCCGAGTTCCGAGGAGCTCGACGGCCAATGGAGCCGCTGGCTGCAGCGCTGGGGTGCGGCGATCACGGCCCAGGGCGACCCGCGCGCCACAGCTGCCGCGATGAAAGCGGTGAACCCGGCGATCACCTGGCGGGAGTGGCTTGTCGCCCCGGCCTACGAGCAGGCGGCCCAGGGGGATACCACCCTGATCAGGGAGCTGCAGGCGCTGTTCAGCCGGCCCTACGAGGCGCCTGCTGCGGAGCTGGCCGCGCGCTACGTCCGGCTCAAGCCCCGGGAGTTCTTCCACGCCGGCGGCGTGTCGCACTACAGCTGTTCGTCGTGA
- a CDS encoding inorganic diphosphatase — translation MANINQAPSRTMANLLHVLPAFADEAELRLNTIVELNSNTINKYELITETGHLKLDRVGYSSLAYPFAYGCIPRTWDEDGDPLDIEIVGVTEPLVPGSLVEARIIGIMKFDDGGEVDDKVIAVLADDKRMDHITSYTDLGDHWLKETQYYWEHYKDLKKPGTCRVNGFFDAAEAVRVIRECETRYNSEIAPKLVD, via the coding sequence ATGGCGAACATCAACCAAGCTCCCAGCCGCACGATGGCCAACCTGCTGCACGTGCTGCCCGCTTTTGCCGACGAAGCGGAGCTGCGGTTGAACACGATCGTGGAGCTCAACAGCAACACCATCAACAAGTACGAGCTGATCACCGAAACCGGCCATCTCAAGCTCGACCGGGTGGGCTACTCCTCCCTGGCCTACCCCTTCGCCTATGGCTGCATTCCCCGCACCTGGGATGAGGACGGCGACCCGCTGGACATCGAGATCGTGGGCGTGACCGAACCCCTCGTGCCCGGCTCCCTGGTGGAGGCCCGCATCATCGGCATCATGAAATTCGACGACGGCGGCGAGGTGGACGACAAGGTGATCGCCGTGCTGGCCGACGACAAGCGCATGGACCACATCACCAGCTACACCGATCTGGGTGACCACTGGCTCAAGGAAACCCAGTACTACTGGGAGCACTACAAGGACCTCAAGAAGCCCGGCACCTGCCGCGTGAATGGCTTCTTCGACGCCGCCGAGGCGGTGAGGGTGATCAGGGAGTGCGAGACCCGCTACAACAGCGAGATCGCTCCGAAGCTGGTCGACTGA
- a CDS encoding glycosyltransferase family 61 protein has product MPLLQHSLIHDVHRDRVKASHVLNQRIKQHLKKSTRHPLITLHDRICYPLCNEGSGTWGHWIGHNLPRALIFLDAHPDGLVIVPKSYFGRRSSFGAVLAKYISKDSIYQAPENTVISIRHCASVDLPYAKGVFHPLMVEYIKKLRLNRSGQVQSNHYIKRAGRRRSIVNNSELEYALQDFNIRPVALDLGDVDHQLELWASSGLVMGVLGSDLVNMALGSPEAICAITPHWFGDVFFYGLASALGIIWNEYYGGVIHEEHRPLHSSTFNLDINEFCVFLNYALIGSS; this is encoded by the coding sequence ATGCCGCTGCTGCAGCACTCACTCATTCATGACGTTCATCGAGATCGTGTAAAGGCGTCGCATGTGCTGAATCAGCGTATAAAACAGCACCTCAAAAAAAGTACTCGTCACCCGCTGATCACTTTGCACGATCGAATCTGCTATCCGTTGTGCAATGAAGGATCTGGGACTTGGGGACATTGGATTGGCCATAATCTACCCAGAGCACTTATCTTTCTGGATGCTCATCCAGATGGCCTCGTCATTGTACCCAAATCCTATTTTGGCAGGCGCTCGTCTTTCGGCGCTGTGCTTGCAAAATATATCTCAAAAGATAGTATTTATCAGGCGCCTGAGAATACAGTGATCAGTATTCGGCATTGTGCCTCGGTTGACTTGCCCTACGCAAAGGGAGTATTCCATCCTCTGATGGTTGAATACATCAAAAAGCTTCGCCTTAATCGTAGTGGCCAAGTCCAGTCGAATCACTATATAAAGAGAGCAGGGCGGCGTCGCTCAATTGTGAATAACAGTGAGCTCGAGTATGCATTACAAGATTTTAACATCCGTCCGGTTGCTCTCGATCTAGGCGATGTTGATCATCAGCTCGAGCTATGGGCATCGTCTGGCTTGGTCATGGGAGTCCTTGGCAGTGATCTGGTTAACATGGCACTTGGCAGCCCTGAGGCCATCTGTGCCATTACACCCCACTGGTTCGGGGATGTCTTCTTTTATGGGCTTGCTTCAGCTTTGGGGATCATCTGGAATGAATACTATGGAGGAGTCATCCACGAAGAGCACCGACCTCTCCACTCTTCAACGTTTAATCTAGATATCAATGAATTCTGTGTTTTCTTGAACTATGCACTGATTGGCTCCTCCTGA
- a CDS encoding L,D-transpeptidase codes for MLQLPTPLPSGSLRAVHGHASHRCLSHRPLRSSGAVAVLGLLATLGCALAPGASLAETQAPAADASSTSTASSTSTAMVAPPPPEPPVVREILLELGKRQISLIEGSQVIGRWPVAIGDPSTPTPVGRFTIENMVVNPVYQSTSSGKINATRGPQAPLGDRWIGFKQSGVNQYGIHGTPDAWAWTVTSRAAVSNGCVRMLTPHVRELFSKVQLGTPVIVKP; via the coding sequence ATGCTCCAGCTCCCCACTCCGCTCCCCTCCGGCTCCCTGCGCGCCGTCCACGGACACGCCAGCCACCGCTGCCTGAGCCACCGCCCCCTGCGCAGCAGTGGTGCCGTTGCCGTGCTGGGGCTGCTGGCGACCCTGGGCTGCGCTCTGGCACCCGGTGCGAGCCTGGCCGAGACCCAGGCGCCTGCGGCAGACGCCAGCTCCACCAGCACAGCCAGCTCCACCAGCACAGCCATGGTTGCCCCCCCGCCGCCGGAGCCACCGGTGGTGCGGGAGATCCTCTTGGAGCTGGGCAAGCGCCAGATCAGCCTGATCGAGGGCAGCCAGGTGATCGGCCGCTGGCCCGTGGCCATCGGGGACCCCAGCACCCCCACCCCGGTGGGCCGCTTCACCATCGAGAACATGGTGGTGAATCCGGTGTACCAGAGCACCTCCAGCGGCAAGATCAACGCCACCCGGGGACCCCAGGCCCCCCTGGGCGACCGCTGGATCGGCTTCAAGCAGAGCGGCGTGAACCAGTACGGCATCCATGGCACCCCCGATGCCTGGGCCTGGACCGTCACCTCCCGGGCGGCGGTCTCCAACGGTTGCGTGCGCATGCTCACGCCCCACGTGCGCGAGCTGTTCTCCAAGGTGCAGCTCGGCACTCCGGTGATCGTCAAGCCCTAG
- a CDS encoding DUF1830 domain-containing protein: MTTHHYRNALCQMVILRCVGANAFFHEKGIFPFEEWFFACPPDCRVDIWTHGLGGAEILDSICADDLQVPASAKADDPAEAPSLWQTIGVALLESDPVKQLAG; the protein is encoded by the coding sequence ATGACCACCCATCACTATCGCAATGCCCTCTGCCAGATGGTGATTCTCCGCTGTGTGGGGGCGAACGCTTTCTTTCATGAAAAAGGGATTTTTCCCTTTGAGGAGTGGTTCTTTGCCTGCCCGCCGGATTGCCGGGTGGACATCTGGACCCATGGCCTCGGTGGTGCGGAGATCCTCGATTCCATCTGCGCGGATGATCTCCAGGTGCCTGCCTCCGCCAAGGCCGACGACCCGGCGGAGGCGCCCTCGCTCTGGCAGACCATCGGCGTGGCCCTGCTGGAATCCGACCCGGTGAAGCAGCTGGCGGGGTAG
- a CDS encoding high light inducible protein, translated as MTETTPSPRFGFVAFAETWNGRLAMLGFVIGLGTELLTGQGILGQLGLG; from the coding sequence ATGACCGAAACCACCCCCTCCCCCCGCTTCGGTTTCGTGGCCTTCGCCGAAACCTGGAACGGCCGCCTGGCCATGCTCGGCTTCGTGATCGGCCTCGGCACCGAACTGCTCACCGGCCAGGGAATCCTGGGCCAGCTGGGTCTGGGCTGA
- a CDS encoding cell division protein SepF produces MDSPMAAGGQELLVFRSRELRDAEQIIRSVRANRAVVLHTAETCDGEAQRLIDFACGGMEAIGAQVHRIDAETFLFAPLQVCVAQDEALGRQVA; encoded by the coding sequence ATGGACAGTCCGATGGCTGCCGGCGGGCAGGAACTCCTGGTTTTCCGCTCGCGAGAGCTGCGGGATGCCGAGCAGATCATCCGCAGCGTGCGCGCGAACCGTGCCGTCGTGCTCCACACGGCCGAAACCTGCGATGGTGAGGCCCAGCGGCTGATCGACTTCGCCTGCGGTGGCATGGAAGCCATCGGCGCCCAGGTGCATCGGATCGACGCGGAGACGTTCCTGTTTGCCCCGCTGCAGGTGTGTGTGGCACAGGACGAGGCCCTGGGGCGGCAGGTCGCCTGA
- a CDS encoding DUF3136 domain-containing protein: MSPAVSAPALTIGQLEASFPLYCKALRILIRERKSLQQIQRSVCWDRLSCLHHCLPREYKDPQQLYHLLKREINV; encoded by the coding sequence ATGAGCCCTGCCGTTTCTGCGCCTGCGCTGACGATTGGCCAGCTGGAAGCGAGCTTTCCTCTTTATTGCAAGGCGTTGCGGATCCTGATTCGCGAGCGGAAATCGTTGCAACAGATTCAGAGGAGCGTCTGCTGGGATCGTCTCAGCTGCCTCCATCACTGCCTGCCGCGTGAGTACAAGGATCCACAGCAGCTCTATCATCTCCTCAAGCGTGAGATCAATGTATGA
- a CDS encoding carboxypeptidase M32, whose amino-acid sequence MPAAGSAFAQLHRHLHHTRLLGSISSALYYDQNTVMPAAGAAWRGDQLALLAGQLHERQSSAEYAELVGAAEAELGADAPPERRRNLELLRLELRRQRCLDPDLVAALAKAQSRGNAVWQDARARNDFSAFAPALRELINLRRRQASQLAAAEPVARSAWEILAQPFEPDISKARLAELFAPLKAELPALLEQAARASAADPNATAGPAADLPEALQERFCAELLDSWGYDPQRCQRARSAHPFSCTVGPQDFRITTRVVPGQPLSAFLATAHEWGHSLYEQGLPRSDDHYFPWPLGEATSMGVHESQSLFWECRVARSRAFAERWQPHFCAALGGGPSSDPWGDTLGFWRALNPLRPGLIRVEADELSYCLHIVLRYELELALLEQEMPVEELPGQWNQRMQELLGIRPATDTEGCLQDIHWAEGLFGYFPSYALGHLISAQISETLEQQLGPIEHLISGGEEARLRDWLGATVWPLGRRVNGEELVERVSGHALSAQPFLAYLRAKVSELTAGPLGTARIPA is encoded by the coding sequence ATGCCTGCCGCAGGCTCTGCCTTCGCCCAGCTCCACCGGCACCTGCACCACACCCGCCTGCTGGGCTCGATCAGCAGCGCCCTCTACTACGACCAGAACACGGTGATGCCGGCCGCCGGGGCCGCCTGGCGCGGCGACCAGCTGGCCCTGCTGGCCGGGCAGTTGCACGAGCGCCAGAGCAGTGCGGAATACGCCGAGCTGGTGGGGGCAGCCGAGGCCGAGCTGGGCGCCGATGCGCCGCCCGAGCGGCGCCGCAACCTGGAGCTGCTGCGGCTCGAGCTCAGGCGCCAGCGCTGCCTCGATCCCGATCTGGTGGCGGCTCTTGCCAAAGCCCAGTCGCGCGGCAATGCCGTCTGGCAGGACGCCCGCGCTCGCAACGATTTCAGTGCCTTCGCCCCAGCCCTCCGGGAGCTGATCAACCTGCGCCGCCGGCAGGCGAGCCAGCTCGCCGCTGCCGAGCCGGTGGCCCGCAGCGCCTGGGAAATCCTGGCCCAGCCGTTTGAGCCCGACATCAGCAAGGCGCGGCTGGCGGAGCTGTTCGCGCCGCTCAAGGCGGAGCTCCCTGCACTGCTGGAGCAAGCGGCACGTGCCTCGGCCGCGGATCCGAACGCAACCGCCGGCCCGGCCGCCGACCTGCCCGAGGCCCTGCAGGAGCGGTTCTGCGCCGAGCTTCTCGACAGCTGGGGGTACGACCCGCAGCGCTGCCAGCGCGCCCGCTCGGCCCACCCCTTCTCCTGCACCGTCGGCCCCCAGGACTTCCGCATCACCACCCGCGTGGTGCCCGGCCAACCGCTCTCCGCCTTCCTGGCCACGGCCCATGAATGGGGCCACTCCCTGTATGAGCAGGGCCTGCCCCGCAGCGATGACCACTACTTCCCATGGCCCCTGGGGGAAGCCACCTCGATGGGGGTGCACGAGAGCCAGAGCCTGTTCTGGGAGTGCCGCGTGGCCCGCAGCCGCGCCTTCGCCGAGCGCTGGCAGCCGCACTTCTGCGCCGCCCTGGGCGGCGGGCCGTCGAGCGATCCCTGGGGCGACACCCTCGGCTTCTGGCGTGCCCTCAACCCCCTGCGGCCCGGTCTGATCCGCGTCGAGGCCGACGAGCTCAGCTACTGCCTCCACATCGTGCTGCGCTACGAGCTGGAGCTGGCCCTGCTCGAACAGGAGATGCCCGTCGAAGAGCTGCCGGGTCAGTGGAATCAGCGCATGCAGGAGCTGCTCGGCATCCGGCCGGCGACGGACACCGAGGGCTGCCTCCAGGACATCCACTGGGCCGAGGGCCTGTTCGGCTACTTCCCCTCCTATGCCCTGGGCCACCTGATCAGCGCCCAGATCTCCGAGACTCTGGAACAGCAGCTCGGTCCGATCGAGCACCTGATCAGCGGCGGCGAGGAGGCCAGGCTCCGGGATTGGCTGGGAGCCACCGTCTGGCCCCTGGGCCGGAGGGTGAACGGGGAGGAGCTGGTGGAGCGGGTGTCGGGCCATGCGCTCAGCGCCCAGCCCTTTCTCGCCTACCTGCGGGCCAAGGTGTCGGAGCTGACGGCCGGGCCGCTTGGAACGGCCCGGATCCCTGCATAG
- a CDS encoding DUF305 domain-containing protein: MGGIHGERLCWAALISAGLGIAAPLAVAEGQAAPQPQPQPASCPLGLQSVDQRFIVMMIPHHDGAIAMAELARTRSQRPQIRALAKQIKASQTAENDQMRRWYRQWYGADVPAWPAGGRGPGRGYGMGPRWGRAGRMGPGGGMPGMGTSLEALRTAPDFDRAFIEQMVPHHRMGVMMASHAQWHTQRRELRELQAEMVKVQSQEIAQMEQWYRQWYGASGG, translated from the coding sequence ATGGGTGGCATCCATGGGGAGCGGCTGTGCTGGGCTGCGCTGATCAGCGCCGGGCTGGGGATCGCTGCACCGCTGGCCGTGGCCGAGGGCCAGGCTGCACCGCAGCCCCAGCCCCAGCCGGCCTCCTGTCCACTGGGCCTGCAATCGGTGGATCAGCGCTTCATCGTGATGATGATTCCGCACCACGATGGGGCCATCGCCATGGCAGAGCTGGCCCGCACCCGCTCCCAGCGGCCGCAGATCCGTGCCCTGGCGAAGCAGATCAAAGCCAGCCAGACAGCGGAAAACGATCAGATGCGGCGCTGGTATCGCCAGTGGTACGGCGCTGATGTGCCGGCCTGGCCCGCCGGCGGCCGTGGCCCTGGCAGGGGCTATGGCATGGGCCCTCGCTGGGGCCGGGCCGGGCGCATGGGCCCGGGTGGTGGCATGCCCGGGATGGGCACCAGCCTGGAAGCGCTGAGGACCGCACCTGATTTCGACCGCGCCTTCATCGAGCAGATGGTTCCCCATCACCGCATGGGCGTGATGATGGCCTCCCATGCTCAGTGGCACACCCAGCGCCGCGAGCTGCGGGAGCTGCAGGCCGAGATGGTGAAGGTGCAGAGCCAGGAGATCGCCCAGATGGAGCAGTGGTACCGCCAGTGGTATGGGGCTTCAGGCGGTTGA
- a CDS encoding galactose mutarotase, with the protein MPLTQRTAPYPHWEFSDPASGDLLRLVPERGGLISGWRCGGRELVYLDLERFLDPAQSVRGGFPVLFPITGGLPDNQLPLPQGTFTIGQHGFARNLPWRMEPLADGRGVALELSETAETLQAYPFQFLLHMEVRLAPGALEISTTVSNRSGDPMPFSFGLHPYFNLSSLDGVRFEGLPPECLNHLTMAPAATAEQMERLSQGIDLLVRPTGPVRLVDEAAGVTLELQLSHPFDLVVLWTEPPRPMVCIEPWSGPRQALLSGDRKIELAAGASTELNTRYALLPG; encoded by the coding sequence ATGCCCCTCACGCAGCGGACCGCCCCTTATCCCCACTGGGAGTTCAGCGATCCGGCCAGCGGTGATCTGCTGCGGCTGGTGCCCGAGCGCGGCGGCCTGATCAGCGGCTGGCGCTGCGGCGGCCGGGAGCTGGTGTATCTCGACCTGGAGCGCTTCCTCGACCCTGCCCAGTCGGTGCGGGGGGGCTTCCCAGTGCTGTTTCCGATCACCGGCGGCCTGCCGGACAACCAGCTGCCCCTGCCCCAGGGCACCTTCACCATCGGCCAGCACGGCTTCGCCCGCAACCTCCCCTGGCGGATGGAGCCCCTGGCGGATGGCCGTGGCGTGGCCCTGGAACTGAGCGAAACGGCGGAAACCCTGCAGGCCTATCCCTTCCAGTTCCTGCTGCACATGGAGGTGCGGCTGGCACCCGGCGCCCTCGAGATCAGCACCACGGTGAGCAACCGCAGCGGGGATCCGATGCCCTTCAGCTTCGGGCTGCACCCGTATTTCAACCTCTCCAGCCTGGACGGTGTGCGCTTCGAGGGGCTGCCGCCCGAGTGCCTCAACCACCTCACCATGGCGCCGGCGGCCACGGCGGAACAGATGGAACGCCTCAGCCAGGGCATCGATCTGCTGGTGCGGCCCACCGGGCCGGTGCGGCTGGTGGATGAGGCGGCCGGCGTCACGCTGGAACTGCAGCTCAGCCATCCCTTCGATCTTGTGGTGCTCTGGACCGAGCCGCCCCGGCCGATGGTGTGCATCGAACCCTGGAGCGGCCCGCGCCAGGCGCTGCTGAGCGGCGACCGCAAAATCGAGCTCGCGGCCGGAGCCAGCACGGAGCTGAACACACGCTATGCCCTGCTCCCCGGCTGA
- a CDS encoding chloride channel protein, translating into MAWAALVGISTGLAVVAFHELVGLVNSGLFGPGVEALLSIGGNNPLQADPLTLPAPPLPLPPPPVDESTPLSALLRIGLGGLGYLPPPPVVAEPPPLPTPALPDWLQLWPVLVVPTLGGLAVGVLRRYGPELGPGLPSLMAMADGSAPAAPRLPWLRLISASLSLGSGASLGPEGPSVESGGNLGLWLAQRGRLPPQSQKALVAAGVAAGLAAGFKAPIAGVFFAFEGSYSAIQGRPSLRAVLVASVASALVTQLLLGDEPILRLPAYAVRSPLELPLYLGLGVLASGMSWLLLQTLALGRSAGLQRWLRALPPGLATAAGGLSVGLLALAFPQVLGVGYDTIEALLGVEGGIPVLALLLLLGAKLLATGISSASGFVGGGFAPALVLGAVLGNCYGQLLGAGGLQLPVAEPPAYAMVGMAAVLAGSARAPLTALLLLFELTRDIRIVLPLMAAAGLSAALVERWQGLSDPGLLGPDTTEECRRRQLAAVPVGEALEPEAPLVLPRELPAIAALEQLVAAQGHCLLVSDGEQVVGLVTLPDLQRALTVASSPVPLALGACQRSELVWLPLQASLAQLEDQLRPSGLRQLPVFELEAGPGSVLPLGPPRRGLPLERLRGIASRDGLARALASQLIPSLKEPLAAAQQL; encoded by the coding sequence CTGGCCTGGGCTGCCCTGGTGGGCATCAGCACCGGGCTGGCCGTGGTGGCCTTTCACGAGCTGGTGGGGCTGGTCAACAGCGGCCTGTTCGGCCCGGGCGTTGAGGCCCTGCTCTCGATCGGCGGCAACAATCCGCTGCAGGCCGACCCGCTGACGCTGCCTGCGCCGCCACTCCCTCTCCCGCCGCCGCCGGTCGACGAGAGCACGCCACTCAGTGCCCTGCTGCGGATCGGCCTGGGGGGGCTGGGCTATCTGCCGCCCCCGCCGGTGGTGGCGGAGCCGCCCCCCCTGCCCACCCCGGCCCTGCCCGACTGGTTGCAGCTCTGGCCGGTGCTGGTGGTGCCCACCCTCGGTGGCCTGGCGGTGGGGGTGCTGCGCCGCTACGGACCGGAGCTGGGGCCGGGTCTGCCCAGCCTGATGGCCATGGCCGATGGCTCGGCCCCGGCCGCCCCGCGCCTGCCGTGGCTGCGGTTGATCAGCGCCTCCCTCAGTCTGGGCAGCGGCGCCTCCCTCGGCCCGGAGGGTCCGAGCGTGGAGAGCGGTGGCAACCTCGGCCTGTGGCTGGCCCAGCGGGGCCGCCTGCCGCCCCAGAGCCAGAAAGCCCTGGTGGCGGCCGGGGTGGCAGCCGGACTGGCGGCGGGCTTCAAGGCGCCGATCGCCGGGGTGTTCTTTGCCTTTGAGGGCAGCTACAGCGCCATCCAGGGACGCCCCAGCCTGCGGGCCGTGCTGGTGGCCTCGGTGGCCTCAGCGCTGGTGACCCAGCTGCTGCTGGGCGATGAACCGATCCTGCGGCTGCCGGCCTATGCGGTGCGCTCGCCCCTGGAGCTGCCCCTCTATCTGGGTCTGGGGGTGCTGGCCAGTGGCATGTCCTGGCTGCTGCTGCAGACCCTTGCCCTGGGCCGGAGCGCAGGGCTGCAGCGCTGGCTGCGGGCCCTGCCCCCCGGCCTGGCCACCGCCGCCGGGGGCCTGAGCGTGGGCCTGCTGGCACTCGCCTTTCCCCAGGTGCTGGGCGTGGGCTACGACACGATCGAGGCCCTGCTGGGGGTGGAGGGGGGGATTCCCGTGCTGGCCCTGCTGCTGCTGCTGGGCGCCAAACTGCTGGCCACCGGCATCAGCAGTGCCTCCGGGTTTGTGGGGGGCGGCTTCGCCCCGGCCCTGGTGCTCGGGGCCGTGCTGGGCAACTGCTACGGCCAGCTGCTGGGGGCCGGCGGCCTGCAGCTGCCGGTGGCGGAGCCGCCGGCTTACGCGATGGTGGGGATGGCCGCCGTGCTGGCCGGCAGCGCCCGGGCGCCACTCACCGCCCTGCTGCTGCTGTTCGAGCTCACCCGCGACATCCGCATCGTGCTGCCGTTGATGGCCGCCGCTGGCCTGAGCGCCGCCCTGGTGGAGCGCTGGCAGGGCCTCAGTGATCCCGGCCTGCTGGGGCCGGACACCACGGAGGAGTGCCGCCGCCGCCAGCTGGCCGCCGTGCCGGTGGGCGAGGCTCTGGAGCCGGAGGCACCGCTGGTGCTGCCCCGGGAGCTGCCGGCGATCGCGGCGCTGGAGCAGCTGGTGGCGGCCCAGGGCCATTGCCTGCTGGTGAGCGACGGCGAGCAGGTGGTGGGACTGGTGACCCTGCCCGACCTGCAGCGGGCCCTCACGGTCGCCAGCAGCCCAGTGCCTCTGGCTCTGGGGGCGTGCCAGCGCTCAGAGCTGGTGTGGCTGCCCTTGCAGGCCTCCCTGGCCCAGCTGGAGGACCAGCTGCGCCCCAGCGGCCTGCGGCAGCTGCCGGTGTTCGAGCTGGAGGCGGGGCCGGGATCGGTGCTGCCCCTGGGGCCGCCGCGCCGGGGACTGCCACTGGAAAGGCTGCGGGGTATCGCCAGCCGGGATGGCCTGGCCAGGGCGCTGGCCTCCCAGCTGATTCCCTCGCTGAAGGAACCTCTCGCGGCTGCTCAGCAGCTCTGA
- a CDS encoding cupin domain-containing protein: MELHADLSQRAVLDSNALDWTPSPMAGVERRMLDRRGGEVARATSIVRYAPGSCFGRHVHGGGEEILVLAGTFSDEHGDFPAGTYLRNPIGSSHAPFSEQGCTILVKLHQMHPADQQRQVIDTTSAAWLPGLVRGLEVLPLHAFGSEHVAMVRWAPGTVFQPHGHPGGEEIVVLDGVFQDEHGTYPAGSWLRNPAGSVHRPWSEEGCTIWVKTGHLPNTQGPDGSDV; this comes from the coding sequence ATGGAACTCCATGCCGACCTCAGCCAGCGCGCCGTGCTCGACAGCAACGCCCTGGACTGGACGCCATCGCCGATGGCTGGGGTGGAGCGGCGGATGCTCGATCGCCGTGGGGGCGAAGTGGCCCGGGCCACCTCGATCGTGCGCTACGCCCCGGGGAGTTGCTTCGGGCGCCACGTCCATGGGGGCGGCGAGGAGATCCTGGTGCTGGCGGGCACCTTCTCGGATGAACACGGCGATTTCCCAGCCGGCACTTACCTGCGCAATCCCATCGGCTCCAGCCACGCGCCCTTCAGCGAGCAGGGCTGCACGATCCTGGTGAAGCTGCACCAGATGCACCCGGCCGATCAGCAGCGGCAGGTGATCGACACCACCAGCGCCGCCTGGCTGCCGGGGCTGGTGCGCGGCCTGGAGGTGCTGCCGCTGCACGCCTTTGGCTCGGAGCACGTGGCGATGGTGCGCTGGGCGCCGGGCACGGTGTTTCAGCCCCATGGACACCCCGGCGGCGAGGAGATCGTCGTGCTGGATGGCGTGTTTCAGGACGAGCACGGCACCTATCCGGCCGGCAGCTGGCTGCGCAATCCAGCCGGCAGCGTGCACCGCCCGTGGAGTGAGGAGGGCTGCACGATCTGGGTGAAGACCGGCCACCTGCCCAACACCCAGGGGCCCGATGGCTCAGACGTGTGA